A single genomic interval of Terriglobus albidus harbors:
- a CDS encoding polysaccharide biosynthesis/export family protein: MPSTRLKTRHLLPAAAVIVLATPLMVLPVHAQIRGAGDAPTGLTRRTAEAPAGTGAYHLHSGDQLVVNFRFTPEFNDEVTVQPDGHGQFRSAGDLKLEGLTISEVRALILAESTSKLVNPEFTVTLKDFERPHIFVAGEVITPGRQDLRRPITAMQAVLAAGGPKEDAAMGRVVLFRRIDSEMSEVHILKLSSLKTVTRAQNDMVLQPDDLVLVGHDHLQTIGRYIKTANLGIYLQPLSSSPVF, translated from the coding sequence ATGCCGAGCACTCGTCTGAAGACGAGACATCTGTTGCCGGCAGCCGCTGTGATCGTGCTGGCGACGCCCCTCATGGTTCTGCCTGTACATGCCCAGATCAGAGGTGCGGGAGATGCGCCTACAGGGCTGACGAGGAGGACCGCCGAGGCTCCTGCAGGAACCGGGGCATACCATCTTCACTCCGGCGATCAGCTCGTGGTGAACTTCCGATTTACTCCCGAGTTCAATGATGAGGTTACGGTTCAGCCTGACGGTCATGGCCAGTTCAGGTCGGCGGGCGATCTGAAGCTCGAGGGCCTGACTATTTCCGAGGTGCGGGCACTCATCCTTGCGGAGTCGACCTCGAAGCTGGTGAATCCGGAGTTCACGGTAACCCTGAAAGATTTCGAGCGCCCCCACATCTTCGTCGCCGGAGAGGTCATCACCCCGGGAAGGCAGGATCTCCGCAGACCGATTACGGCCATGCAGGCGGTGCTTGCCGCGGGAGGTCCGAAGGAAGATGCCGCCATGGGACGCGTGGTCCTGTTCCGCAGGATAGACTCTGAAATGTCAGAAGTCCATATTCTGAAGCTGAGCAGCCTTAAGACTGTAACGCGCGCGCAGAACGACATGGTGCTGCAGCCGGACGATCTGGTCCTGGTAGGCCACGATCACCTGCAGACGATCGGCCGTTACATCAAGACGGCAAATCTTGGCATCTATCTACAGCCGCTAAGCTCAAGTCCGGTATTCTAG
- a CDS encoding exopolysaccharide transport family protein: protein MPPQPSPNYSQPKIRQIVLEAIFRHERLFWLTIAGIMLLVAVGTYLTPKKYQADAKLMVQNVRSSSPLTTTASDRLVTSGTVSAEQISTQVELLQSSVVALRALGAGPAGSVSREKSREAEKLEKALTVEAVHQTNLIELKLLGDSPEQAADQLRRLIDAYFTERAGSGLSAGAASFFDEQLRFKQRQLQVDQELLSDFQVKHGISDLDEEKKLQTERISSLINQSLLAQTQLAAQRSRAETNRRQLVLTPTRSSTIQRSITNQYSQEHLGTELVDLQNHLTELQKRYPETDRQVIETKEKIETVKKAEAGARSAPATEEATDVNPIYQQLSAALAASAGEMSAGAAEVAKINEHLEDARHRLEELNVATSQYDALKRDVAEAQRDFDVYAQKRDEARVSEELDKARMFDVSVVQPPISQSNQIRPRPKLYMAAGLVFGFMLATLLAIYVDTSSEMVYLPSQLDGLTGVRTVATVAEDDQANASSANAIAYRRILLAIRNALRHREQEIVAQTKGLLGGPTPENAPPGQNGSAEPMSYGRCIAFVSPLQGEGVTYIVNHLAEEAARQASFRVVVIDAALLLRQFAEKGDAGFALKKDKRAGYWELDTTIEVPDSKNHIPRGTSLQEVFSWRLRPMMAQLRLDFDYVLLDCPSLAESTLSGELDRVVDGYVGVVGAGYSRKQNIHGMAAMFEEASAPVLGYVLTRRRYPVPTWLHRLI, encoded by the coding sequence ATGCCGCCGCAGCCTTCGCCGAACTATTCGCAGCCGAAGATCCGCCAGATTGTTCTGGAGGCTATCTTCCGGCACGAACGGCTCTTCTGGCTGACGATCGCCGGCATTATGCTGCTGGTAGCAGTGGGAACCTACCTTACCCCCAAAAAATACCAGGCCGATGCCAAGTTAATGGTGCAGAACGTGCGTTCGTCCTCGCCGTTGACCACCACGGCCTCCGATCGCCTGGTTACCTCCGGCACGGTTTCCGCCGAACAGATATCGACGCAGGTGGAGCTGCTGCAAAGTTCGGTCGTAGCGCTGCGGGCGCTTGGGGCCGGGCCGGCCGGAAGCGTAAGCCGCGAGAAGAGCCGCGAGGCGGAAAAGCTGGAGAAGGCGCTCACCGTCGAGGCTGTTCACCAGACCAACCTGATTGAGCTGAAACTGCTAGGCGACTCGCCCGAACAGGCCGCGGATCAGTTACGCCGGTTGATTGATGCCTATTTCACGGAGCGGGCAGGGTCGGGGCTGTCTGCCGGTGCTGCATCCTTTTTCGACGAACAGTTGCGCTTCAAGCAGAGGCAGCTCCAGGTAGACCAGGAATTGCTTTCCGACTTCCAGGTAAAACATGGCATCTCTGACCTGGACGAAGAGAAGAAGCTGCAGACGGAGCGGATATCCTCCCTCATTAACCAATCCCTGCTTGCCCAGACCCAGCTTGCGGCACAGCGAAGCAGGGCGGAGACGAACCGCCGGCAGCTCGTCCTCACCCCAACGAGGTCGAGTACGATCCAGCGCTCCATCACCAACCAGTACTCCCAGGAGCATCTGGGTACGGAACTGGTAGACCTGCAGAACCACCTCACCGAGCTGCAGAAACGTTATCCAGAGACCGACCGTCAGGTCATTGAGACTAAGGAAAAGATTGAAACGGTCAAAAAGGCCGAAGCGGGCGCCCGTTCTGCCCCCGCCACGGAAGAGGCTACCGACGTAAATCCCATCTATCAGCAGCTCAGTGCAGCCCTGGCAGCATCCGCTGGAGAGATGAGTGCCGGGGCAGCCGAGGTGGCAAAGATCAACGAACACCTCGAAGACGCCCGGCACAGGCTGGAGGAGCTGAACGTGGCCACCTCGCAGTATGACGCCCTGAAGCGGGATGTCGCTGAGGCTCAGCGGGATTTCGATGTCTACGCCCAGAAGAGAGACGAAGCACGGGTTTCGGAGGAGCTGGACAAGGCCCGCATGTTCGACGTCTCGGTCGTGCAGCCTCCGATCAGCCAGTCCAACCAGATTCGACCTCGGCCAAAGTTGTATATGGCAGCCGGCCTCGTCTTCGGGTTTATGCTGGCGACCCTGCTGGCAATCTACGTCGACACCTCGTCCGAAATGGTCTACCTTCCGTCACAACTGGACGGCCTGACCGGAGTGCGGACTGTGGCGACGGTCGCGGAAGACGATCAGGCAAACGCGTCTTCGGCGAATGCCATCGCATACCGCAGGATTCTGCTCGCCATCCGCAATGCGCTTCGCCATCGGGAACAGGAGATCGTCGCGCAGACGAAGGGACTACTGGGCGGTCCCACGCCCGAAAATGCACCGCCGGGGCAGAACGGGTCGGCGGAGCCGATGTCTTATGGGCGCTGCATCGCATTTGTATCTCCCCTGCAGGGCGAAGGTGTGACCTATATCGTGAACCACCTGGCCGAAGAGGCCGCACGGCAGGCATCCTTCCGCGTCGTAGTGATTGATGCCGCCTTACTGCTGCGCCAGTTCGCGGAAAAGGGAGATGCCGGTTTTGCGCTGAAGAAGGACAAGCGCGCGGGCTACTGGGAGCTTGATACGACAATTGAAGTCCCGGACAGTAAGAACCATATCCCGCGCGGCACCAGCCTGCAGGAGGTCTTTTCCTGGAGGCTGCGTCCGATGATGGCGCAACTCCGGCTGGACTTCGACTATGTGTTGCTCGATTGCCCGAGCCTTGCCGAGTCGACCCTGAGCGGCGAACTGGACCGTGTGGTGGATGGATACGTCGGTGTCGTGGGCGCGGGATATTCCCGCAAGCAGAACATCCATGGCATGGCCGCGATGTTCGAAGAAGCCAGCGCGCCAGTGCTGGGATATGTGCTGACTCGACGCCGGTACCCGGTACCTACCTGGCTACATCGCCTGATTTGA
- a CDS encoding sugar transferase produces MRRFSKGAVRIADTVSLSIALLVSLFGSSLAAGQSFKQILALRVSIQTLIVGTALLVVWRVFFWATGMYRPRQSSSQLGFLLRGPVAVSLSSLPVALTMFLGKYTFSQIWHISLLFAVTGLLLMGLNRVVLFTFYDSVQPALRKKRNVVVVGTGPRAFMLTQQLLAHPSFDYQICGFVDSDPQPDCKGLAPVLGPLDDLENILMRRPVDEVLIALPLKSAFADVQQAVAMCGHAGVKALYSVDLFQSKIAKNHTVDEETGVRGMEMVHSDQRLILKDIFDRTAALFGIILLLPVFFAIAVAIKLTSKGPVLFRQERWGKNKRTFGMMKFRSMVVDAEARMAALEKHNEFGGPMFKMKNDPRVTKVGQFLRRTSLDELPQLFNVLRGEMSLVGPRPLPNRDVALFSEPWLMRRFSVKPGITGLWQVSGRSETDFDQTIRLDLHYIDHWNLPMDLKILAKTVSVVFRGKGAY; encoded by the coding sequence ATGCGCCGGTTCTCCAAGGGGGCAGTACGCATTGCTGATACCGTAAGCCTTTCTATCGCTCTGCTGGTTTCGTTATTCGGTTCTTCTCTGGCAGCCGGGCAATCTTTCAAGCAGATTCTGGCCCTGCGTGTCTCCATCCAGACTTTGATCGTAGGCACGGCCTTACTGGTAGTCTGGAGAGTCTTTTTCTGGGCGACCGGCATGTACCGGCCTCGCCAGAGCTCCTCTCAGCTCGGCTTTCTGCTGCGCGGCCCGGTCGCTGTCAGCCTGTCCTCACTGCCTGTCGCGCTGACGATGTTTCTCGGCAAGTACACCTTCAGCCAAATCTGGCACATCAGCCTTCTCTTCGCGGTTACCGGCCTGCTGCTGATGGGGCTGAATCGGGTGGTCTTGTTCACTTTCTACGACAGCGTTCAGCCGGCGCTGCGTAAGAAGCGGAATGTGGTTGTGGTTGGAACCGGTCCGCGTGCCTTCATGCTGACCCAGCAGTTGCTAGCCCATCCTTCGTTTGACTATCAGATCTGCGGCTTTGTGGACTCTGACCCGCAGCCTGACTGCAAAGGCCTCGCTCCGGTCCTGGGACCGCTGGATGACCTCGAGAACATTCTCATGCGCCGTCCCGTGGATGAAGTTCTCATCGCTCTGCCGCTCAAGAGCGCCTTTGCCGACGTACAACAGGCTGTTGCCATGTGCGGCCATGCCGGCGTAAAAGCCCTGTACTCCGTCGATCTCTTTCAATCGAAGATTGCCAAAAATCATACCGTCGATGAAGAGACCGGGGTTCGCGGCATGGAGATGGTGCATAGCGACCAACGCCTGATCCTGAAAGATATCTTTGACCGTACCGCGGCGCTGTTTGGCATCATCCTGCTGCTGCCGGTCTTCTTCGCCATCGCCGTGGCGATCAAGCTGACCAGCAAAGGGCCGGTTCTGTTTAGGCAGGAACGGTGGGGCAAGAACAAACGGACTTTCGGCATGATGAAGTTCCGTTCCATGGTGGTTGACGCCGAGGCCCGGATGGCTGCGCTCGAAAAGCACAATGAGTTCGGCGGGCCAATGTTCAAGATGAAGAACGACCCCCGCGTCACCAAGGTAGGTCAGTTCCTGCGCCGCACCTCGCTGGACGAGTTGCCGCAGCTGTTCAACGTGCTGCGTGGAGAGATGTCTCTCGTAGGCCCGCGGCCTCTTCCTAATCGCGACGTCGCGCTCTTCTCCGAACCATGGCTGATGCGCCGTTTCTCGGTCAAGCCCGGAATTACTGGCCTGTGGCAGGTCTCCGGCCGTTCAGAGACGGACTTCGATCAGACCATTCGTCTGGATCTCCACTACATCGATCACTGGAATCTCCCGATGGACCTCAAGATCCTGGCCAAGACAGTCAGCGTGGTCTTTCGCGGTAAGGGCGCCTACTAA
- a CDS encoding DNA polymerase ligase N-terminal domain-containing protein produces the protein MEAEPRRHVFRERAYAMKKHDATRLHYDLRLEWNGVLLSWALPVGPSCYAGVYREAIEMEDHRLAYLLFEGVHETGPIMRWDCGTWEPHPESDDAAGSLSRGILRFTLRGEKLKGSWTLTRTNARTSTSKPIWMLCKDRDAFAESRPGKCILEEQPNSITKKTMVQIVQAWTSPRDKHERQTKLFDM, from the coding sequence ATGGAAGCAGAGCCCAGACGTCATGTTTTTCGTGAGCGCGCCTATGCGATGAAGAAACATGATGCAACCCGCCTCCATTACGACCTTAGGCTTGAGTGGAATGGTGTGCTTTTGAGCTGGGCTCTTCCGGTCGGACCTAGCTGTTACGCCGGAGTGTATCGAGAAGCCATCGAGATGGAAGATCACCGTCTGGCATATCTTCTGTTCGAAGGCGTTCATGAGACAGGGCCGATCATGCGCTGGGATTGCGGAACCTGGGAGCCGCACCCGGAATCCGATGATGCCGCGGGTAGTTTGAGCAGGGGCATACTTAGATTCACGTTGCGCGGAGAGAAACTCAAAGGTAGCTGGACGCTCACCAGAACAAACGCGAGAACCAGTACATCAAAGCCCATCTGGATGCTTTGTAAAGACCGTGACGCGTTCGCCGAAAGCCGCCCAGGCAAGTGCATCCTTGAGGAACAGCCGAACAGTATTACGAAGAAGACGATGGTGCAAATTGTTCAGGCATGGACGAGTCCCAGAGACAAGCACGAGCGACAAACGAAACTTTTCGATATGTAG
- a CDS encoding ArnT family glycosyltransferase: MERGTADGTRTGSVRGGRAGRGGLLVVLAACLVFCGNVISPPRLMDDVDAVQAQIARTMLESGDWVTARLDGVAYLEKSPLIYWMMAGSFRVFGVHDWAARIPLALSVVLLCWVTYRFGRWAMGEQAGVFSGVALATSVGLYLFTRIQIPDAVLTLTIAVTLWAWMRLQEPEEANPRAWAILMGFALGCGLLLKGLIAIVFPLGAGLLYMAATRQLWSGATWKRLQPWLVLLVMMVVAAPWHVLATLWNPPYFAFSMHSGPGEYHGFFWFYFFNEHLLRFLNLRYPRDYNTVPRALFWVLNLAWLFPWSAFLPGAVKLSYNRGSRAGRLRLMLLCWIGVVMVFFTFSTTQEYYSMPIYPALALLAGAAIAEGRWVRAGRWFTVAIFGSLAIVLGTVLFMAARLPAKGELADALAQHPEMYTLSLGHMLDLTLGAFAYLKLPLALAVAAFAIVAVGAAIARRRVGLMVAVMVAGMVVFFQAARLALVRFDPYMGSYQLATALLESPPGTLIEADAYYAFSSVFFYTNREALLLNGRSANLEYGSYAPNAPQVFIDDAGFVRRWESGERYYLLTDNGDLPHLRELVGEAHLHVVKQSSGKSLLSNM, translated from the coding sequence GTGGAACGTGGAACTGCCGACGGCACACGTACCGGTTCCGTCCGTGGAGGAAGAGCCGGTCGTGGAGGACTCCTCGTCGTCCTGGCAGCCTGTCTCGTGTTCTGTGGAAACGTAATCAGTCCACCGCGACTGATGGACGATGTAGACGCAGTTCAGGCGCAGATTGCTCGCACAATGCTGGAGTCCGGCGACTGGGTAACGGCCAGGCTGGATGGGGTGGCATACCTGGAGAAATCACCGCTCATCTACTGGATGATGGCAGGATCATTCCGGGTATTCGGCGTCCATGACTGGGCCGCACGCATTCCGCTGGCCCTTTCTGTAGTGCTGCTGTGCTGGGTGACGTACCGGTTCGGTCGCTGGGCAATGGGCGAGCAGGCGGGCGTCTTCTCAGGCGTGGCTTTGGCCACATCGGTCGGGTTATATCTGTTCACCCGGATCCAGATTCCGGATGCAGTGCTGACACTGACGATCGCGGTGACACTATGGGCCTGGATGCGGTTGCAGGAGCCTGAGGAAGCGAACCCGCGCGCGTGGGCGATACTGATGGGGTTCGCCCTGGGATGCGGCCTGCTGCTAAAGGGGCTGATTGCCATCGTGTTCCCACTGGGCGCCGGCCTGTTGTATATGGCAGCGACGCGGCAGTTGTGGTCCGGCGCCACATGGAAAAGGCTGCAGCCATGGCTGGTACTGCTTGTGATGATGGTAGTTGCCGCGCCGTGGCATGTGCTGGCAACGCTTTGGAATCCGCCATACTTTGCCTTCTCCATGCACAGCGGCCCCGGTGAGTATCACGGGTTCTTCTGGTTCTACTTCTTCAATGAACATCTGCTGCGATTTCTGAACCTGCGGTATCCGCGAGACTACAACACCGTGCCGCGAGCTCTGTTCTGGGTGCTCAACCTGGCGTGGCTATTTCCGTGGTCGGCATTTCTGCCAGGCGCAGTGAAGCTGAGTTACAACCGTGGATCCCGCGCCGGACGGCTGCGGCTAATGCTGCTGTGCTGGATCGGCGTGGTGATGGTGTTCTTCACCTTCTCGACCACGCAGGAGTACTACTCCATGCCGATCTACCCAGCGCTGGCGTTGCTGGCAGGGGCGGCGATTGCAGAGGGCCGGTGGGTCCGCGCAGGGCGCTGGTTTACCGTCGCGATCTTCGGCTCGTTGGCAATTGTGCTCGGAACGGTGCTTTTCATGGCGGCGAGGCTGCCGGCGAAGGGTGAACTTGCCGATGCGTTGGCACAGCATCCGGAGATGTACACGCTTTCGCTGGGCCATATGTTGGATCTAACGCTGGGGGCGTTCGCTTATTTGAAACTGCCGCTGGCGTTGGCGGTTGCGGCATTTGCGATTGTGGCCGTGGGAGCCGCGATTGCACGGCGACGGGTAGGTCTGATGGTTGCCGTCATGGTGGCAGGCATGGTGGTGTTCTTTCAAGCGGCACGGCTGGCTCTGGTGCGATTCGATCCATATATGGGGTCGTACCAACTGGCGACAGCACTGCTGGAGAGCCCGCCGGGCACGCTAATTGAGGCGGATGCGTATTACGCCTTCTCATCGGTCTTCTTCTACACGAATCGCGAGGCGCTGCTCCTGAATGGCAGAAGCGCCAACCTGGAATATGGGTCGTATGCACCGAATGCACCGCAGGTCTTCATCGATGACGCAGGGTTCGTCCGCAGATGGGAGTCGGGCGAGCGGTACTACCTGCTAACGGATAACGGCGACCTGCCGCATCTTCGCGAGCTGGTGGGCGAAGCGCACCTGCATGTGGTCAAGCAGAGTAGTGGGAAGTCCCTGCTGAGTAATATGTAG
- the asnB gene encoding asparagine synthase (glutamine-hydrolyzing), producing MCGIVGYSHVRRPLPEGVLARGLRSLTHRGPDSQQGFVTRHASVGATRLRIVDVEHGNQPMHNAEHQCTIVFNGEVYNHGEIREDLERRGWTFRTHCDTEVVLNAFLEWGLESFARFRGMFAVGIWNERERRLTLARDRVGIKPLYYRCQDGEIFFGSELKAIFAHPEVPRRLDLHGLNCYLSLNYVPGPFTLIEGIKKLPAGHALEWCESGIELRSYLPVERQKPAPEDLGEACEELDGLLKSAVREQLHSEVPSGIWLSGGLDSSTITHYAAQISSEPLRTFSVTFRGREFDESNYVRAMAEHYGTNHTEFDLNEDADLAETIAELSYYSDEPSADAGAIPVWYLAKMSRQQVTVALSGEGSDELFGGYLTYKANRLRNAVAWLPKPLLKGALTAAQRMPASDRKIGLDYKLKRFLEGSLLSAEAAHVFWNGTFTELEKQQVFRYARKGPMTDLLGTMQGGNAMERFLDFDQRYSLQDALLYKVDRMSMAHSVEVRPPFLDDRIVQFANRLPMKWKLNGLETKRILRVLMHDALPQSVLQRSKVGLDIPIHAWFRGVLRPLLEETLTETWLRESGVFNWPMVRTLMDQHQKRKANWGYHLWGLLTLTIWMKRWNVELPTAHVPVPSVEEEPVVEDSSSSWQPVSCSVET from the coding sequence ATGTGTGGAATCGTTGGATACTCTCATGTTCGCAGGCCACTGCCAGAAGGTGTGCTCGCGCGGGGCCTAAGAAGCCTGACACATCGCGGACCGGACAGCCAGCAGGGGTTTGTGACGAGGCACGCATCCGTGGGAGCGACACGGCTGCGCATTGTGGATGTAGAGCACGGCAACCAGCCGATGCACAATGCCGAACACCAGTGCACGATCGTCTTCAACGGCGAGGTATACAACCACGGGGAGATTCGCGAAGACCTGGAACGTAGAGGGTGGACTTTCCGCACACATTGCGATACCGAGGTAGTGCTGAATGCGTTCCTGGAGTGGGGGCTGGAGAGTTTCGCGCGATTCCGCGGAATGTTCGCTGTCGGAATCTGGAATGAGCGCGAACGCAGACTGACGCTGGCGCGGGACCGGGTTGGAATAAAGCCGCTGTACTATCGGTGCCAGGATGGAGAGATCTTCTTCGGGTCGGAGCTGAAGGCGATTTTTGCGCACCCGGAAGTACCACGGCGCCTGGATCTGCATGGGTTGAACTGCTATCTGTCGTTGAACTACGTCCCCGGGCCGTTCACCCTGATTGAAGGCATTAAGAAATTGCCTGCGGGGCATGCGCTTGAATGGTGCGAAAGCGGGATAGAGCTGCGGTCGTATCTTCCGGTTGAACGGCAGAAACCGGCGCCGGAAGACCTGGGCGAGGCTTGTGAGGAGTTGGATGGCCTGCTAAAGAGCGCTGTACGGGAGCAGTTGCACAGCGAGGTGCCGTCGGGGATATGGCTAAGCGGTGGTCTGGACTCCTCGACCATCACGCACTATGCGGCCCAGATAAGTTCCGAGCCTTTGCGGACGTTTTCGGTGACCTTCCGCGGGCGGGAGTTCGATGAAAGCAATTATGTGCGGGCCATGGCAGAGCATTATGGAACGAACCATACCGAGTTCGACCTGAATGAAGACGCTGACCTGGCAGAGACGATTGCAGAGCTAAGCTACTACTCGGACGAGCCAAGCGCGGATGCCGGCGCCATTCCGGTCTGGTATCTGGCCAAGATGAGCCGGCAGCAGGTTACGGTCGCCCTAAGCGGCGAGGGCTCGGACGAGCTCTTCGGCGGATATCTGACGTATAAGGCGAACCGGCTGCGGAACGCTGTTGCGTGGCTGCCGAAGCCCTTATTGAAGGGAGCGCTGACGGCAGCGCAGCGCATGCCCGCGAGCGACCGAAAGATCGGCCTGGACTACAAGCTGAAGCGCTTCCTGGAGGGATCTCTGCTTTCGGCGGAAGCCGCACACGTATTCTGGAACGGCACGTTCACGGAGCTTGAGAAGCAACAGGTCTTCCGGTATGCGCGTAAGGGACCGATGACGGATCTGCTGGGCACCATGCAGGGCGGAAACGCGATGGAGCGGTTCCTGGATTTCGATCAGCGATACTCATTGCAGGACGCGCTGTTGTACAAGGTGGACCGGATGAGCATGGCGCATTCGGTGGAGGTACGACCGCCTTTCCTGGATGACCGGATTGTGCAGTTTGCGAACCGGCTCCCGATGAAGTGGAAACTGAACGGGCTGGAGACGAAACGGATTCTTCGAGTCCTGATGCACGACGCGCTGCCGCAATCGGTCCTGCAGCGATCGAAAGTGGGGCTCGATATTCCGATTCACGCGTGGTTCCGCGGAGTGTTGCGACCGTTGCTGGAGGAGACACTGACGGAGACGTGGCTGCGTGAGTCCGGCGTATTCAACTGGCCGATGGTGCGAACGCTGATGGACCAGCACCAGAAGCGGAAGGCGAATTGGGGGTATCACCTTTGGGGTCTGCTGACGCTAACGATCTGGATGAAGCGGTGGAACGTGGAACTGCCGACGGCACACGTACCGGTTCCGTCCGTGGAGGAAGAGCCGGTCGTGGAGGACTCCTCGTCGTCCTGGCAGCCTGTCTCGTGTTCTGTGGAAACGTAA
- a CDS encoding glycosyltransferase family 4 protein — translation MRPSEKTILLVSVATLYGGAEAYYVKLAKILQLQFKVVAVVCCERLRDELVGHGIDTVLAEIGTRWIGPRRYLTAFAACRKMKAHYAPRVAHLNGQPESYLALFLRLLGMRLLTTRHTPFTDLYLREGSRLPVFFKRFMVLFSLRLCHATVCVSKLLQEQLGQYLASSKLVYLPTWVSDKFLERGIRPMPSDPLKVLFVGRVVRNKGIFTAIETARRCPWLQLTVVGDGDDLPVAREKARGLNVFFAGFQRDCRPMYRAADLFLFPSPEGFEGLPQVLLEAMAQELPCLAADIHSVLEIAGPDGVVATYKQGDGDALVAQLEKFRRDPQRLLELGQAGRLEVERHYTVASVASGYLQIFNLAFL, via the coding sequence ATGCGTCCGTCAGAGAAAACCATCCTTCTTGTCAGTGTAGCAACCCTCTATGGAGGCGCCGAGGCGTATTATGTGAAGCTGGCAAAAATTCTGCAGCTTCAATTCAAGGTAGTTGCAGTTGTCTGCTGCGAGCGTTTACGGGACGAACTGGTTGGCCACGGCATCGACACCGTCTTGGCCGAGATTGGTACACGCTGGATAGGACCGCGCCGTTATTTGACAGCCTTTGCAGCATGTCGAAAGATGAAGGCGCACTATGCCCCCCGAGTGGCGCATTTGAATGGCCAGCCAGAGTCGTATCTGGCTTTGTTTCTGCGCCTGCTAGGTATGCGCTTGTTGACCACCCGGCACACTCCGTTCACCGATCTATATCTGCGCGAAGGTTCGCGGTTGCCAGTGTTTTTCAAGCGATTCATGGTATTGTTTTCGCTGCGTCTCTGCCACGCTACGGTATGTGTATCCAAATTGCTACAGGAGCAGCTTGGCCAGTATCTTGCATCCAGCAAGCTGGTATATCTGCCTACATGGGTGAGCGATAAATTTCTTGAACGTGGCATAAGGCCTATGCCTTCCGATCCACTGAAAGTGTTGTTTGTGGGTCGAGTTGTACGCAACAAAGGGATCTTTACCGCTATTGAAACTGCACGCCGTTGCCCCTGGCTCCAGTTAACTGTAGTGGGCGATGGCGACGACTTGCCAGTGGCGCGAGAAAAAGCTCGGGGACTCAACGTATTCTTTGCAGGATTTCAACGCGACTGTCGGCCGATGTATCGTGCTGCCGATCTATTTTTGTTTCCGTCGCCAGAAGGATTTGAAGGTCTGCCGCAGGTGTTGCTGGAGGCTATGGCCCAGGAGCTTCCATGTCTGGCTGCCGACATACATTCTGTTCTTGAAATTGCCGGCCCGGACGGCGTCGTTGCTACGTACAAGCAGGGTGATGGCGATGCGCTGGTAGCCCAACTGGAGAAGTTCCGCCGCGATCCTCAGAGATTGTTAGAGCTAGGGCAAGCTGGTAGGCTTGAGGTTGAGCGGCATTATACGGTTGCGTCTGTTGCCAGCGGTTATCTGCAGATATTTAACCTGGCATTCCTATAA